The Streptomyces avermitilis MA-4680 = NBRC 14893 genome contains a region encoding:
- the pgl gene encoding 6-phosphogluconolactonase, producing the protein MSTPQLVVHRDKELMAQAAAARLITKIVDAQASRGYASVVLTGGRNGNGLLAALAAEPARDAIDWGRLDLWWGDERFLPEGDPERNDTQAREALLNAVPLDPKRVHAMPASDGPHGSDADAAAAAYAEELARAAGPENHGAVPTFDVLMLGVGPDTHVASLFPEHPAVRETERTVVGVHGAPKPPPTRITLTLPAIRAAREVWLLAAGEDKAEAAAIALSGAGELQAPAAGAHGRSRTLWLLDAAAASQLPRSLYPPALA; encoded by the coding sequence GTGAGTACTCCCCAACTGGTCGTGCATCGCGACAAGGAGCTGATGGCGCAGGCCGCCGCGGCCCGGCTGATCACGAAGATCGTGGACGCGCAGGCCTCCCGCGGCTACGCCTCGGTCGTGCTCACGGGCGGCCGCAACGGCAACGGCCTGCTGGCCGCGCTGGCCGCCGAGCCCGCCCGGGACGCCATCGACTGGGGCCGGCTCGACCTGTGGTGGGGCGACGAGCGGTTCCTGCCCGAGGGCGACCCGGAACGCAATGACACCCAGGCCCGTGAGGCGCTGCTGAACGCGGTGCCGCTGGACCCCAAGCGGGTGCACGCCATGCCCGCGTCGGACGGCCCGCACGGCTCCGACGCGGACGCGGCGGCGGCCGCGTACGCGGAGGAGCTGGCCAGGGCGGCCGGGCCCGAGAACCATGGCGCGGTCCCGACCTTCGACGTCCTGATGCTGGGCGTCGGCCCGGACACGCATGTCGCGTCGCTCTTCCCGGAGCACCCGGCGGTGCGGGAGACGGAGCGGACGGTGGTCGGTGTGCACGGAGCGCCGAAGCCCCCGCCGACCCGGATCACGCTCACGCTGCCGGCGATCCGGGCCGCGCGTGAGGTGTGGCTGCTGGCGGCGGGCGAGGACAAGGCGGAGGCGGCGGCCATCGCCCTGTCGGGCGCGGGCGAGCTCCAGGCCCCGGCGGCCGGCGCCCACGGCCGCTCCCGCACCCTGTGGCTGCTGGACGCGGCGGCGGCCTCGCAGCTGCCGCGCTCGCTGTATCCGCCGGCTCTGGCCTGA
- the opcA gene encoding glucose-6-phosphate dehydrogenase assembly protein OpcA — MKIDLTDTTASKINKGLVQARRAIGTPAVGMVLTLVIVTDEENAYDALKAANDASRAHPSRTLVVVKRVSRSPRDRTKSRLDAEVRVGADAGTGETVVLRLYGEVANHAQSVVLPLLLPDAPVVVWWSVDAPRDPASDPLGALGQRRVTDSYAAEKPVDELRARAESYEPGDTDLAWARITPWRSMLAAALDQINCEVISAEVAGEEFNPSVELLAMWLADRLHVHVRRVISAGPGLTQVRMETTGGPITLHRSDGTMATLALPGQPDRAVALKRRETSGLLAEELRRLDPDDTYASALRFGVDRLGGTHSASRRSEAPAQATTPLPVRPVQESAEPSRTAASAPAPASPAGDSEVGRPSPAQMPPVKKADPQ, encoded by the coding sequence ATGAAGATCGACCTCACGGACACCACTGCCAGCAAGATCAACAAGGGGCTCGTGCAGGCCCGCCGCGCCATCGGCACGCCCGCCGTCGGCATGGTGCTCACCCTGGTCATCGTCACCGACGAGGAGAACGCCTACGACGCCCTGAAGGCCGCCAACGACGCCTCGCGCGCGCACCCCTCGCGCACGCTCGTGGTCGTCAAGCGGGTCTCGCGCTCGCCCCGGGACCGCACGAAGTCGCGTCTGGACGCCGAGGTACGGGTCGGCGCGGACGCCGGCACCGGCGAGACGGTCGTCCTTCGCCTGTACGGCGAGGTCGCGAACCACGCCCAGTCCGTCGTCCTGCCGCTGCTGCTGCCGGACGCGCCCGTGGTGGTCTGGTGGTCGGTGGACGCCCCGCGTGACCCGGCCAGCGACCCCCTCGGCGCCCTGGGCCAGCGCCGGGTCACCGACAGCTACGCGGCGGAGAAGCCCGTCGACGAGCTGCGGGCCCGCGCCGAGAGCTACGAGCCGGGGGACACCGACCTGGCGTGGGCCCGGATCACCCCGTGGCGCTCGATGCTGGCCGCCGCCCTCGACCAGATCAACTGCGAGGTCATCTCCGCCGAGGTGGCGGGCGAGGAGTTCAACCCGAGCGTCGAACTGCTGGCCATGTGGCTCGCCGACCGGCTCCATGTGCACGTCCGGCGCGTGATCTCCGCCGGTCCCGGCCTGACCCAGGTCCGGATGGAAACGACCGGTGGCCCCATCACGCTGCACCGGTCGGACGGAACGATGGCCACGCTGGCGCTGCCGGGGCAGCCGGACCGCGCGGTGGCGCTCAAGCGCCGCGAAACGTCCGGGTTGCTCGCGGAGGAGCTGCGCAGGCTCGATCCGGACGACACCTACGCGTCGGCGCTCCGGTTCGGGGTGGACCGGCTCGGCGGGACCCACTCGGCCTCGCGAAGGTCCGAGGCTCCCGCACAGGCCACGACGCCACTCCCGGTCCGGCCGGTGCAGGAATCGGCTGAGCCCAGCCGGACGGCCGCGTCGGCTCCCGCGCCGGCCTCCCCGGCGGGCGACAGCGAGGTCGGCCGTCCGTCTCCGGCCCAGATGCCCCCGGTCAAGAAGGCAGACCCGCAGTGA
- a CDS encoding carbohydrate ABC transporter permease: MNALRRGLGNSLIQAFLVLVGLIWLTPLAGLFLSSLRSAQDQARGGWWTALTSPAQLSFDNYSALLGNAGMTQAFWNTVLISVPATTLVVVIAALAGYAFAWLEFPGREALFLLVVALLVVPVQIGLLPVAKLFGQLGLFGTIPGVVLFHVSYGLPFAIFLLRNYFAEMPREMLEAARMDGGSEWRIFTRLVLPVGRPAIASLAIFQFLWVWNDMLVALLFADSSAQPLTVELQSQIRQFGSNIDVLAPGAFLSLVVPVVVFFAFQRHFVQGVMAGSVK, encoded by the coding sequence ATGAACGCGCTCAGGCGAGGGCTCGGCAACAGCCTGATACAGGCCTTCCTCGTGCTGGTCGGGCTGATCTGGCTCACCCCGCTCGCCGGACTGTTCCTGTCGTCGTTGCGGTCCGCGCAGGACCAGGCGCGCGGCGGCTGGTGGACGGCTCTGACCAGTCCCGCACAGCTGTCCTTCGACAACTACTCGGCGCTGCTGGGCAATGCGGGGATGACGCAGGCGTTCTGGAACACCGTGCTGATCTCCGTCCCGGCGACCACACTCGTCGTCGTCATCGCGGCGCTCGCCGGATACGCGTTCGCCTGGCTGGAGTTCCCCGGCCGGGAGGCGCTCTTCCTGCTCGTCGTGGCCCTGTTGGTGGTGCCCGTCCAGATCGGGCTGCTGCCGGTGGCCAAACTCTTCGGCCAGCTGGGCCTGTTCGGCACGATCCCGGGCGTCGTGCTCTTCCACGTCTCCTACGGGCTGCCCTTCGCGATCTTCCTGCTGCGCAACTACTTCGCCGAGATGCCGCGGGAGATGCTGGAGGCCGCCCGCATGGACGGCGGCAGCGAGTGGCGCATCTTCACCCGGCTCGTCCTTCCGGTCGGCCGCCCGGCCATCGCGAGCCTCGCGATCTTCCAGTTCCTCTGGGTCTGGAACGACATGCTCGTCGCCCTGCTCTTCGCCGACAGCTCCGCACAGCCGCTGACGGTGGAACTCCAGTCGCAGATACGGCAGTTCGGCAGCAACATCGACGTACTCGCGCCGGGGGCGTTCCTGTCCCTGGTGGTGCCGGTGGTCGTCTTCTTCGCCTTCCAGCGGCACTTTGTGCAGGGGGTGATGGCGGGCTCCGTCAAGTAG